From Candidatus Hydrogenedentota bacterium:
CCATCTCCTTCAACGGTTTCCACATTAGAAAGCACTGTATCATCGGCCTCCATTACAACAGCGAGTTGCGCGCTTCCCTCGGCGGCTGCCGCTTCAATGATCAGTTCATAATCACCGCCCGGCAATATTGCAGAGAAGAAAAGTGACGCATTATCCGAGTCGGCGACCACCTCAATCGCGCCGTGAGCGCTCTCGCTTTCCGCATCGCTCAGCTGCGCGTGATCAGATTGCCACGCTCCCGCTTGCAGCCGTATCCGCCCCAAGCGCAGCGGCGCTTCCTCGGTATCGCTGCCGCCGGAGTCACCGCTGTCACTGCCGCCGGATGTCCCTTTCTCGGAAGCGCCATCCGCAACAATACGCGTAATGTCCACACTGGCACCCACAAAATTCTTATCGGCCAATCGGGTCAGCTCCACCGCATCGAGGCGCAGGGATTGCGGGCTTTCCTGCAGGTTCTCCAAATATTGCAAAAGGTCTTCCAATGGCGCCGGAGGGATGCGCACGTTGATCCGGTATTCTCGATAACCTCGCCCGCCTTCTGCCATGTTCCCTTTACCCAAAGAAATGCCTTCAACCAAATTGCCTTGTTCATTGGCGCTTTCCAGAGGGATGCCGTTTTCGTCAAGATCGGCCGGCGTACGGCTCGCAAGCCGATAAATCTCTTGCCTTAGCCGATCATGAATTTCAGCTTCCGTCCATTGACTGGAATGTTGGGCGGCGATCTTGGCGTATTGAGATTCGACCAATTCGCGATGGGCAATCTGGTTCGTATAAGAAACCAGATCATCTTCCATACGGGCAATGGCCATGTCCATATCATCGAGGGTGACGACGGCGCGTTTGTATAAGGTTACGACGAGCATGAGAATGATGACGGCTAAGGTGAGCAGGGCGAGGCGCTGTTCACGAACCGAGATCTTCTCCCAAATAGATAATATTTTGCGAATAAAATTAGAACCCATCTTCACCCTCCTCAAGGGCGGAAACCTCGATCTGATAGGCGAATACCTGGGTGCCCTGTTCCATGGTTTGTTGTTCATACAGGCTGCGCGCCCGGGCAAAAAACTCCAGATATTGATCGGCGGAGCTGCGGATATTCTGGGTGAATTGCGCCACATCAGTCACCGCCTTGGCGCGGCCCCATAAGCCGATACCATCGTTGCGGTGCAAACTTAAACGGCTGAAATTGACCCTGCCCTCCGGCGCTGCGTCTACGATACGGGCGATTTGCTCGAGGATCGAGCCTTTACGGTCGACCTGTCGACGCAAGATGTTGAGGGCCTCCCTTTTTTCCGCGATGCCCCGTGCGTTCGGTTCTATAACGCTGATGCGCGCTTCCAATTCCCGAATCATTTGACGGCGCTGCTGGAAAGCGAGAAAATAAAGACCGCCCAAAACAATGCAAATGATGAGAGCGAAGACAGCACCCCGTAGTGCCAGACGCTGCATACCTTGGATACGGCGCGCTTTCGTTTCGCTCACGGGCAGCAAATTGAGCGTGGCAGGCGCCTTCCCCATAATTTCGCAGAGCGCGCCGATGCAGGCTAAGGGAATACCGGGCAGCGCCGCCGCTTCGGCACGATCAAGCAAGTCCAAAGCAAAGGCGGCAGGCTGACAGTTCTTCCCTGTTTGTTCGGAGAGGGCAACACAGAATTTATCCATCTGTGCGTAGGGACAGGCAACATAGATATCATCAACGCCGAGACCGTCCGCCGATTCTCGGCGGTAGGCAGATAAGGAACCACGCAGCTCTGAGGCAAGTTCTTCCGTGCCCCCTGCATCGAGAAGCCCTGAACCGCGGCCGTGCTCGGGATCTTCCGCCAGCATCGCCCAGTCTTGCGCGGATACAATGCCGCGGCTGAATACGGGCATCCGCTCTTCGAAGACGGTGATTTCAATACCGCCCACATCTAAACTGACCAGGGCGAAGCGGCCTTCAGGAGGAGCGAAGGTGTTCAAAGACATCATGCAGGCTGTGCTTAAAAATATCTTTTCGGCGTGTAAGCCCGCTTCGGAAAAAAGCGTAATATGACGTTCCACAATTTCATGATGCGCCAGTGCCGCAAGCACTTTGGATTCGCCGCTTTCAAGAGGATTCAAGACGCATTGGTCAATAATCAACTCTTCCACCGTGTAGGGCACATATTCTTCCGCGCTGAAACGCACCATGCCTGCAATTTCTTCCGCATCATGAGAAGGCAGCGTCAGGAAGCGCGTGGTCACGTCCCGCCTCGGCAGGATCAGATAACAGCTGTCGTCCTTGAGCTCCTTTTCAGATACGAATTCGGCAAGTGCAGCGGACAGGGATTCTGTGTCGGCCCACTCTCCTTCACGCTGATGCCAAGCCACTTCACTGACTTTGCCGCCGACGAGTTTCGCGCGCAGCACGGCAATGCCCCGCGCATCCAACAAAAATATACTGGTATAAGCTGATTTACGAGCCAAGTGTCTTCTCCTGCCAATCAAGAATATTGGACACACCCTCATCTAAGCCAATCACGGCGGAACATACAGCACGTATCCGACCATGGCGGCGGGTCGCCACTCCTGTAATCCTAAAGTAAGTGGAGATGCAAGTGCAATACGTATTCAACGGTCCCGACGGGTCAACCGTTACACCCGTCTTCTCTTCGAGGTCTTGCATGTTCTTGAATCCGAGATCATCCGAGGTGTAAGGCACGCCGTCCGAGCCGTTTCGATACGCCAAAATCGTGTCCACATCCCGTTTGCGCACTTTGGGAATACAATGCAACACCTGTGCTGAGGCGGTGTTGATGTTAATTTTACCATCACCCCATACGGTAAGTATATTTTTTAGCGCGGGCTTGTCGCGGTCACCAAACCAATCCTTCTCGCTCACACCGCGTAAATAGCGGATTTCCTCAATGGATTGAAACGGCGTTACCCCCTCTTTTTCATGCACCTCTTTTTCTCTGCGTGCTTTCACACGGCGCACAATGGTGCGGCTCATGGATTCGATCTCTTCCAAAATTTCGATAGGAGCCGTGTTAATGTTGATATAGCGTTCTTCGTCGGTGATGACATAGATCACCTCATCATTTTCATATTCTTGGGCATTTTCAAAATAGCCCTCGTCGAAGAGATCTTTAGGCTGCGCCCAAGACTCCGCAAGGTGGGTGCCGCCCTGAAGTTCGCGGGGCAGCAACATAAACATGAGCCCCCGATTATGCATTTCCACAATACCGCGGTCCACGGCAGCACGGGCCATCATCAGCGCTTCTTCTTGATCCAGCGCGTAGGCGGCGGCGCGGCGCTCAAGAACGGCACGGCGGCCAAAGCCAAGGGTGATCGCAGTCAGCATAGCGGTAATCCACAAAACGCTGACCAAAACAAAACCCTTGTTATGGAAATTAATTCTCTTCAAAAATCATTTTCTCCAACGCACTTTTCTGCATGCGGTGGGCACCGCCCCGCGTGGGAAAAGTGGATTTGAGGGTGTAGGTCTGCTTCCGATCTTCCGGATCACGAAAAGTTATGGTCAACTCAACGCCCTGCGGCAAGCCCCATAAATTGTGATGACGATCCGTATAAATAGGCGGAATAATACGGGGCGCTTCGTCGTCCTTCACATTCTCGGGCGCAGGAACCCAAATATAGCGAATCTTGAAGCGCGTCACATTTTCAGCGATGACCTCCTTAAAAGCACGGCCCACCTTAACACGGCCACGATCAAACTTCTTGGGGTCAGACGGGCGCTTCGGTAAGGCAGTCTGAACCAAAGCCTCACTCCGTTCCAAGGTGCGTTTGTTGCGGTTGTAGCTGTAGCGTACCTGCATGAGCCGACGCCCTTCACCTTCATCCAAATCCATGGGCTGAGCAATCACAAACATCGTAATGGATCGATCGTCACCTTCAAAAAGATGGCCGGCACGGGCAGTCATGTTATTGTATTCATGACCGAAAAGGGTGAAGGCACTGCGCGCTTCCCGATACACATCGAAACCGCCTTCCGTTACGCTCCATGCGCGCAACGAAGCATGGGCGAGCAAATACACGGAGGAAAGAACCGTGCTTAATAGGATGGTCGCCACCAGCAATTCCACCAGCGTAAAGCCTGCACGCCATGCGGCAATGGGTACTGCAGTCTTTCTGTTGTAACACGCCGGGATCACCGCTCCTCCTTGGGCAGCCAAAATAAGTCGGGGCGCAAAAGGGTCTCACCCACGGTTTCCATGGGAACACCGCCGCGTCGCCACTCAATGCGCACCGTCAACTTGCCCATGTAATCTACGATGCGGTCTTCAAAGCTTTGATATAATTCCGGCGGCAACGCATGGATATTTTGCGGACGCGGTATGCTCACCTTTTTTAAATCCCACTTAAAACGAAAGTCGTCATAGGGCGCGTCGAAACGACCGGAACCGGAACCTTCAGGCTGTTGAAAACGCAGCGCCTGATCTCCCGTTACTTGTTGGAGAAGAAAGCGCGCAATGGTATAGTCCTGTCCTTGACGGCGCGTCAGCATCCCTTGGCGCAGCGCACTTTGGATGACTATAGCGCTGACGCTGAGCAGCGCCATGGCAACCACAGTCTCCACAAATATATAACCTTTTCGGCCCCTGGACATCAGCGTTTCTCCTTAAGAGACACCTGCCCCAAAGGTCCCGATACCTCCACCACATAATGACTGTTACGACTCCGTTCATCGGTCAGCTCAATACTCGCCTGGTCGCTCGCGCCATTGGGCAGACAGCGAATATAATGTTCCCGTGTCCCTTTGTTTTGCCGCCCCTTGACCTTCGAAATCGTCAAAAATTGCGGCAAATGCCGTTTCTCGTTTAAGGGCGGGGTCGCTCGCTCAAAAACTTTTTCTTCCTTCTCCAGCCCGGCGAGGTATTCAAGGTAATACAGGTTTTCCTTCATGTTGACGACAACACGGTATTCCCGAGACTCACGAACAGCCATCTCCTGCGCGTAGATAATAGCGGAGAGAAGATCGTTGCGCGCATTGCGCATTTCAATCCCGTTCATGGACCCCACATAGACCGGCACAATGGTCATTGAAATGGCACCGATAATGACGACCACGACGAGCAGTTCCAAAAGCGTAAACGCGGACCGCCCGCCCGGAATATGGTGCGAAACATGGTTCACAATAAGGCTTCCTGCTGTTCTGCGAAAAGCGAAAGAAAGAATCCCATCAAGGCAGCGGCGAGCTGGAGGTCACGTCATCCTCATTATCGGGAATACCGTCGGGACCGGCAGAATAAATGTCGTAATCAGCGAGGAGGATATCTGTCGGAGGCTTGTAAATATAAGGATTGCCCCAAGGATCCATTTTTAACTCGCGGATATAGCGCCGTTTACCCGTAACAAGATCATTGAGCGTTTTCGGATAACTGTCGTTATTGTCCAAAGCAAAAAGATCCACTTGGGTGCTCAGAGTAGCGATGTCGCCTTTTGCAGCGCGGATCTGTGTCTCTCTGACACGGCCGCTGTAATTCGCGGTAATCATACCGGCGAGGATGCCGATAATCACCGTGACAAGAATCAATTCTATTAACGTAAAGCCACTGTTCGATTTCATGGATACTCTCCATTGCCGACAAAGATCATGATCTTTCTCTCGTAAACCTATACCACTATGTAAAATTAACGTATTTTATTGCCAATTGTTTGACAACAAGAATATTGTAACGTATATCCCCTTGCGATGCACTCTTTTCCCCGAAATACAAAAATGCCTCCAAGACCGCTTGTGAGGCGCAACACCCGAAACAAGTCTGATCCCTTATCAAAGCGCGCGCCGGTTCAAAGCATTTTCTCAAAAAGCGTCCAGACTGTTACACTATAGGATTTAAGGTTCCCAACAATGTGAACCTTCAGGATAGAACGCAATGGCTTTGACAGCAGCAAACCAAAACACCTCGCAACAAGAACACCAACTTAAGCGACGAACCGGCAAGCCGTGGATGCTCCTCATCACCAATGCCTTCTATTTGCTCTTGGTCTTTGGGTGGACCGTAGGGAACAAACCGACAGGAAAAGATTTTGCAGCGTTGACACGTCCCGATTTGCTCGGCGCCGTTACGGGACGTTTATTTTCCGCCATGATCGCCGCTTTTTCCACACACTGTTGGCTCTATTATCTCACAAATCTGCTGCTCCTCTATCTGTGCATGGTACTCATACTCATCCTTTGCCGCGTACTGGGCAGAGGGCCCTGGTGGCTGGGATCCGTCGCCGCCGTACTCTTCATGGCCCATCCCCTCAAGACCGAAGCCGTCCTTACGCTCAGCGGTATCCAATTTTTATTGCCCACAGTCTGCGCGCTCTTGCTGCTGCTCCTCTATACACGCTGCCGAGATTCGGCGTCAACCCTTGTCCGTTGGCTGCCGCCTGTCGCGTACCTCGCCCTTATCTTGAGCTTCCCCGACATGATACCCCTCTTTTTAGTTTTGATAATTCTCGACTTTTGTTTCTATCGAAAAAGAGAGCATGCCAAGCCTGTATTGTGGGCGATCTTCATCATCGGTATCAGCGCATTCTTAATCAGCGGTCAATGGGCTGTCCAAGGCGCATGGCTGCCCGATAAAATTGTCTTGTCCTTGTTTCTCATCGTCTATCCTATCGGCATGCTGCCGGACACAATCGCCTTCTTTGCCAACCATCTGCTTATTACTACACTGTGCTTCATCCTTTTCCTCTACCTAATGACACGGCTGCTCCGCAACATAAAAGATCCTCTTGTCACCTTCGGTGTGCTCGCAACTTTTGCCTTCCACCTGCTGCAAGGCGGCGAAGCGGTGGATCCTGTCCATCTATCGGGAAGCGGCAGGATGGTGATGCTCCTCGCCTTATTCGCGCTCAGCCTGGGTAGTATGTTCCATGTCTTCATGCGCAGCGAGCGGTGGCGGTCCACGGTGGTGCGCAACTCAACGCTCCTCTGTGTGGCGGCCATGCTCTCCCAAGGCTGGGTCAACTGGCATTGGCGGCAGGCGGGTTTAGACGTGCAAAGTTTCCAAGAAACAGCCCAGCAAACGGTGGAACAACATCCGGGACAATGGATCGGCTTGCTCCCCAATATCTCTTATGTCGGCACTGTACCCCTTATGTATTCTCAAGCCATACGGTATGACACGCCTTTCAGCCGTGCCTTACCCGTACAAAGCCTCTTAGAACTGCCCGTACTTCCGTCGGCAGCCGTAAAAATCGAAGAATACAACACAGATTCCTTTGAGGTATATGTAAGTAATCCGGCACTCCCAAAGTTTTCGATACCGAAGCGGCTTACCCGGGCATGGTGGTATCAGCGGCACCGACCTCAGGAGGAAGCGCTCTTCCGTCGCGACGCGAAAAATGTACCCTTTCCAATTCTGCGAATTCCTCCCCATAAGGCACGGCTAATCGACTTTCAACCATAAAAATAACGCGCGCCGTCTACGATTTAAACGAAGACGCCAAACTTTTGCCTGCACCCCGCTGTATTTTTTTTCGTTTATAGCTGTGCGTTTTGTAAAATAGTATTATGTTGAGGAATAGAAGCTGTGAAAATATATATTTCCGAGACCTCACACGAACGTAAGCAGAGGAGGAAACAATGATACCGAGACGTTGGGTACATGTGGATCCGGGTGAATATGCGCAAGTACTCCGATGGATAAAAAATCCGCCCAATGACGATAAAGAACCCGTCCACGCTTTTGAAGATAGCGTCACCAGTATACTCGGATTACCCGGCGTCGCCGCAGTTAATTCCGGACGCCAAGCGCTGCGTTTAATCCTAGAATATTTCAAAATCGGTGCCGGCGATGAAATGATCGTTCCCGCCTATACGCTGAACGAGATGTTGACCGATGTTCAAGCCATGGGCATTACCCTAGTCCCAGCAGACCTTGACACCGACACCTTCAACATCACAACGCGCTCCGTCGCACAGCGGATCACCTCAAAAACAAAAGCCATCCTCGCACTCCATATTTTTGGCGCCCCTTGCGATATCGAAGGGCTTCGTGAACTCGCCACTCGACGGGGACTCTATTTAATAGAAGACTGTGCCCACGCATTGGGTTCAACCGTTTTTGGACGATCAACCGGATTTTGGGGAGATGCCGCGTTTTTCAGCTTGGAAACTACCAAAACAGTCAACACCTATGGCGGCGGACTCGTTGTATCCCATGACCCGGAACTCCTTAAGCAGGCAAGAGAATTCAATCTGTCTCAGCCCGAAGGGAATCAGTCCCTTCTCAAAAAGATGAAAGCCGTTCGTTCTGAACAACGGATGTTTCGATACAGACTCGCCTATCCCCCCTTGTTCATGTTAGCGTCACCGCGCTTACAGCCGCTCATGAATCGCCTCTATCGGGGCTCCCAAAAAAAACGTAAAGGACAGGAACGCTACAGTGCCGTACAGGCAAGATTGGGGCTCAACAAACTACACTCGCTCGCAGAACGACTCACCCTGCGCTATCAACGGGCAGGACTATTGAACTCATTGCTGATCCGTGACATCCATCCGCAGCGGATCTTGGCGGGAACAGAATCTACAAATTATTTTTATGTCGTATGTCTGCCCTGTCCCGCAGCGCCCATACGCCGGCAACTACTGTATCAAGGAATTGATGCCGGTGTGGGCAACGAAATTATGGACAATTGCGCGCGACAGCTCGGATATGAGGATTGCACAAACACCGACACCATTTTGGAACGTGCCATCGCCCTGCCCATGTTCGACGGGATCAAAGAGAAAGCCTGTGAGCAGGTAGCAAAAACACTGAACCAACTTGTAAGCCGTATTCAAGATCGCTCCGGGCGCTGAACCAAATAATTGCCAATGCACAGATAGTCAATCCCCGCCGACAAAAACGCATTGACCCCCTGTTCCGGCGTGCGGACGATGGGCTCTTCATGAATGTTGAAGCTCGTATTCAAAACAACACCACTGCCCACCAAAGCCTTCAGTTCCGTTAAAATGCGGTGGAAACTAGGGTTATTGTCTTTGTTCACCAATTGGGCGCGAGCGGTTCCGTCCACATGGACTACCGGATGATGGTCGCGACGCATCTTTTCCGTGCAGCGAAAACAAACCGTCATAAATTCTGCTGTAAAACGCGCCGCTTCCACGTCATGGCAATACAACGCGGCATCTTCCGCGGGTAGGGCAGGGGCAAAAGGCATGAAATCACTGCGCGTTAACATCTTGTTTAGACGCCCCGTGATTTCCGCATCTACAGCACGCACGAGAACAGAACGATTGCCCAAAGCGCGGGGCCCCCATTCCATGGCGCCCGCAAAGCGCGCCACAACATGATCCTGCGCCAACAATTCGGCAACTTTTTTTTCAGGATCAGCCACGTATTCAAAAGGGAGCTCCTTCTCAGTCAACACCGCCTTGATGGCAGCATCGTCGTAGGATTCGCCTAAGAAAACATGAGAAATAGGACGGGGCTGCAAGGATTGGCTTTCACAGATGGCGCCCAATGATAATCCCCCATCGCCCATGTTCGGAAAGATAAAAAGCCTTTCTACTTCTGTCATTTCATGAAGGTGCTGGTTCAGTTTCACATTGGCGAAAACGCCGCCTGCGGCAACCACACTGCGCACTCCCGTTTTCTCGATCCAATGCCGTGCAATGGCAAGCGTAAATTGCTCTAAAAGCTCCTGTGCCCACGCGCTGACGTCGTCCCTGCCATAACGGGGCAACAATTCGTTCCGGATCCATGCGACACGCTTGCGGCCTACGGGTCCGGTATAAAGCAGTTCGCCGTCAACTAGGGAAAAAGGCGCAGGTTCCTGTACCCGTGACGCGTCTCCAACGGCGGCGAGCCCTGTAATTTTACCTTCATCACGAGATGGTACAAAACCGAAGGCTTCTGACAGCGCCTCAAAAAACAGACCGAAAGAACTGTCTGTAGGCGCTGTCCACAACCGTTCGATGGTCTTGCCCAAATGGGCGAGGGACACGGTCATGGACAGACCGTCGCCCATACCGTCTGCGGTCAGACAGAGTGCTTCCTCAAATCCCGAACAGAACCAAGCGCCGGCCGCATGAGCACGATGATGTTCGGCAAAATGAAGCGGAATCTTGCGCAGCGCCGGCGGCAGTTCACGTCGAAATACGGGTGCTAATATAGACATAGACAAACGGCGCAAGAGAGAATCTTCCCGTGTCCGAGACACAGGTGTATGAAACATGACCAGATCTAAAAGCCTTTTGAACAGCGTGTCTTTTTTGCTGCGGAAGGCATTGAAAAGCCAGTTATGCAGGAATGGAAAGAGCCGCACGAGCAAGGGCGGCGTCATATGGCCGCAGACGCATAGCCCGTCAATGGCGGAGGGCGCAACACCTGTGTATTTTAAAAGCGCTTCTAAGGACTGGTGAGGGAAACCGCCTTCATTTTTACGGCGGGAATAACGTTCCTCATTGACGGCGAAAATAATTTCCCCGTCTTCGACCAAAGTCACGCCAGCATCGTAAAGATCTTCACTGATGCCCAGATAGATCACAAGCACCTCCAAGCAATGAGTTGAGTGCAGAAAAAACCATTTCAATAAATCTAAAATGGCTTCGGATGAAAGAAAAGAAAGTATATCATATCGACACAAGCCTACATTATGAAGACGAGAGAACGCGCCTCACTTCCAGACAAAAATCTCTGTGATGTCCTCTTCTTTTGGACCGATTGCATTTCAACCTTGAGTCCGCCATCCGCCTTTTTCATTGAGTGCCAGCCTTAAGTTATGGTATTATTTAAGATAGGTAGAGGTTGATGGCGGTTCAATCCGTGAATTGTTTCACCCTACGCACATTCCCCAAAGGGGGGCTTTATTTTATTCATGACAACTTCACAAAAACAACATTGCGGCACACAAATTGTTGCCGTTGATGGTCCCGCCGGCGCCGGCAAAAGCAGTGTATCCCGTCAAACAGCGCGCGAATTGGGTTTTGCTTTTTTAGATACAGGCGCCATGTACCGTGCCGCCACATGGTTGGCACTGACGCAAGGCGTGCCACTGGACGACGCGGAAGCGCTGGAAGCGTCCACCCGTGCCATGGCATTGGAGCTGCGCGAGGAAGCGGATTGTTTGCGGGTTTTTGTGTCGGGTCGGGAAATAACCGATGCTATCCGGAGTGAAGAAGTAACACGCTCGATCTTTCATTTGGATCAAATTCCCGGAGTACGCCGTCATCTGGTATCCTTACAGCGTGAATTTGGCTGTCGTCGTCCCACAGTGGCGGAAGGGCGCGATATTGGTACTGTTGTGTTTCCGCAAGCGCGCTGTAAAATTTATCTCGATGCAGATCCGGCGTGTCGTGCCCAACGGCGCGCTCGACAATTGGAGACAATGGGCAAATTAGTGGATTTCTCTCGGCTCTTAGCAGAAATAAAGGAACGGGACGCTCATAATCTAAACCGGGCTGATTCTCCGCTTCGCAAGGCTGATGATGCTATTGTTGTAGATACAACTTTTCTTTCTTTTGAAGCTGTTGTCGCGGAATTGGTTCGTTTGGCGCAGGAACGGCTATGAGTTTTGCTGCCGCCACCTACCGTTGGATCCTTCCTTCCTTTGATCATGAACAAGCCGAGGCGTTAAGCCAAGAATTGGGCATTCCGCCGATTATTGTTCATCTGCTGGCGCAGCGGAATTTACGCTCCGCCTCGGCAATAAAAGACTTTTTAAACCCGTCCCTGGCACAATTGACCAATCCCTTTGACTTGACAGGGATGCATGAGGCTGTAAATCGGATTCTTGTCGCTCGGAAGCGGCAGGAGTCCGTATTAATTTTTGGCGACTATGATGTGGACGGTATCAGTGCCTCTGTCATTTTGGAACGGGGACTGCGACGCTTCGGTCTTAACCGGATTCACTGTGACATGCCCGATCGTTTCGCTGAAGGCTATGGGCTTTCGCCCGAACATGTCCGTGCTGCAAAAGACCAAGATGTAAATCTTATCATCACGGTGGACAATGGAATCAGCGCCCATGAAGCGGCGCAATGCGCCAGTGATCTTGGGCTGGATCTCATTGTTACGGATCATCATAGCTTAGAAAAGGAATTGCCCGCCGCTGTGGCGGTGATTAATCCGAAACAAGATGATCCGACCCATCCCGCCCACATGCTCGCCGGCGCAGGCGTTGCTTTAAAAGTGGCGACAGCACTCAACGGCACTCCCCACGATCTGGATATTGCCGCCTTGGGTACCGTGTCAGATATTGTGCCGCTCCTTGCGGAGAATCGCGTCATTGTTGCCCTTGGCATTCGACACATGATCAAGCATCAGCGTATAGGTCTCAAAAGTCTTGCAAAGGCGGGTCATTTTAATATTGCCGAAGTAAGTTCTCAAAAAATTTCTTTTCAGCTGGGACCTCGATTGAATGCCGCAGGACGCCTAGAGACCGGGCATAAAGCGTGGCAACTATTGATGACGGAGCGTGAAGATGAAGCCGATGCGCTTGCCGAAGAGCTGGACGAAACCAATGAAAAACGACGAGGTATTGAACAGCGTATTTTTGAAGAAGCCGAAGAGATTCTCGCCGCCTTTTGGAATGATGAGCAACGCTCCATTGTGCTGGCGGAAAAAAACTGGCATCAAGGGGTGATCGGTATTGTAGCTTCACGTATGCAGGCCCGTTATTTTCTTCCGGTGATCATTTGCTGTCTCGGAGATGATGGCTTATTTCATGGCTCAGCACGAGGCAATGTGGGCTTCAACATGGTTGAAGCATTGGAAGCATGTTCCGAGCATTTAATCACTTTCGGAGGACATGTTGCCGCGGCAGGATTGACCCTTGCACCCGAAGCCATTGACGCCTTTCGTGATGCCTTTGAAAAAGAAGCACGCCGTCAGCTTGGTTCAAAAAAGACCGAACCTATATTGAATGTCCATGCGTGCATTGCTTTGAGTCAAATCGACCGCGATTTCATGAGGCAGATCCACAAATTGGAGCCTTTTGGGCAGAGTAATCCGGAGCCTTTATTCTGTACAGTCGGCGTAAGCGTTGTACCCCAATCCATGCACCTATTGAATGAACAACACCTCAAATTTATGGTGCGCCAAGGGGATACTGTATTTACAGCGTTGGCATTTGGCATGGCGGAACGCTTTTATACG
This genomic window contains:
- a CDS encoding prepilin-type N-terminal cleavage/methylation domain-containing protein, translated to MIPACYNRKTAVPIAAWRAGFTLVELLVATILLSTVLSSVYLLAHASLRAWSVTEGGFDVYREARSAFTLFGHEYNNMTARAGHLFEGDDRSITMFVIAQPMDLDEGEGRRLMQVRYSYNRNKRTLERSEALVQTALPKRPSDPKKFDRGRVKVGRAFKEVIAENVTRFKIRYIWVPAPENVKDDEAPRIIPPIYTDRHHNLWGLPQGVELTITFRDPEDRKQTYTLKSTFPTRGGAHRMQKSALEKMIFEEN
- a CDS encoding prepilin-type N-terminal cleavage/methylation domain-containing protein is translated as MNHVSHHIPGGRSAFTLLELLVVVVIIGAISMTIVPVYVGSMNGIEMRNARNDLLSAIIYAQEMAVRESREYRVVVNMKENLYYLEYLAGLEKEEKVFERATPPLNEKRHLPQFLTISKVKGRQNKGTREHYIRCLPNGASDQASIELTDERSRNSHYVVEVSGPLGQVSLKEKR
- a CDS encoding pilus assembly protein PilM, which encodes MARKSAYTSIFLLDARGIAVLRAKLVGGKVSEVAWHQREGEWADTESLSAALAEFVSEKELKDDSCYLILPRRDVTTRFLTLPSHDAEEIAGMVRFSAEEYVPYTVEELIIDQCVLNPLESGESKVLAALAHHEIVERHITLFSEAGLHAEKIFLSTACMMSLNTFAPPEGRFALVSLDVGGIEITVFEERMPVFSRGIVSAQDWAMLAEDPEHGRGSGLLDAGGTEELASELRGSLSAYRRESADGLGVDDIYVACPYAQMDKFCVALSEQTGKNCQPAAFALDLLDRAEAAALPGIPLACIGALCEIMGKAPATLNLLPVSETKARRIQGMQRLALRGAVFALIICIVLGGLYFLAFQQRRQMIRELEARISVIEPNARGIAEKREALNILRRQVDRKGSILEQIARIVDAAPEGRVNFSRLSLHRNDGIGLWGRAKAVTDVAQFTQNIRSSADQYLEFFARARSLYEQQTMEQGTQVFAYQIEVSALEEGEDGF
- a CDS encoding aminotransferase class I/II-fold pyridoxal phosphate-dependent enzyme, whose product is MIPRRWVHVDPGEYAQVLRWIKNPPNDDKEPVHAFEDSVTSILGLPGVAAVNSGRQALRLILEYFKIGAGDEMIVPAYTLNEMLTDVQAMGITLVPADLDTDTFNITTRSVAQRITSKTKAILALHIFGAPCDIEGLRELATRRGLYLIEDCAHALGSTVFGRSTGFWGDAAFFSLETTKTVNTYGGGLVVSHDPELLKQAREFNLSQPEGNQSLLKKMKAVRSEQRMFRYRLAYPPLFMLASPRLQPLMNRLYRGSQKKRKGQERYSAVQARLGLNKLHSLAERLTLRYQRAGLLNSLLIRDIHPQRILAGTESTNYFYVVCLPCPAAPIRRQLLYQGIDAGVGNEIMDNCARQLGYEDCTNTDTILERAIALPMFDGIKEKACEQVAKTLNQLVSRIQDRSGR
- a CDS encoding type II secretion system protein M yields the protein MGSNFIRKILSIWEKISVREQRLALLTLAVIILMLVVTLYKRAVVTLDDMDMAIARMEDDLVSYTNQIAHRELVESQYAKIAAQHSSQWTEAEIHDRLRQEIYRLASRTPADLDENGIPLESANEQGNLVEGISLGKGNMAEGGRGYREYRINVRIPPAPLEDLLQYLENLQESPQSLRLDAVELTRLADKNFVGASVDITRIVADGASEKGTSGGSDSGDSGGSDTEEAPLRLGRIRLQAGAWQSDHAQLSDAESESAHGAIEVVADSDNASLFFSAILPGGDYELIIEAAAAEGSAQLAVVMEADDTVLSNVETVEGDGNLKRYQIQFTVAGTEDEQAHVKCPLIRLSEKGTTLHVANLLIRAMTEM
- a CDS encoding prepilin-type N-terminal cleavage/methylation domain-containing protein, with product MKSNSGFTLIELILVTVIIGILAGMITANYSGRVRETQIRAAKGDIATLSTQVDLFALDNNDSYPKTLNDLVTGKRRYIRELKMDPWGNPYIYKPPTDILLADYDIYSAGPDGIPDNEDDVTSSSPLP
- a CDS encoding (d)CMP kinase, with protein sequence MTTSQKQHCGTQIVAVDGPAGAGKSSVSRQTARELGFAFLDTGAMYRAATWLALTQGVPLDDAEALEASTRAMALELREEADCLRVFVSGREITDAIRSEEVTRSIFHLDQIPGVRRHLVSLQREFGCRRPTVAEGRDIGTVVFPQARCKIYLDADPACRAQRRARQLETMGKLVDFSRLLAEIKERDAHNLNRADSPLRKADDAIVVDTTFLSFEAVVAELVRLAQERL